In Nocardioides daphniae, the DNA window TGGAGCGCGCCATCGCCGAGCCGGCCGCGGCGCGCGGCTCGATCTGCGAGCGTCGGGCGGAGATCAGTGCGAACTCCGCGCCGACGAAGAAGGCGTTCAACGCCAGCAGCACGACGGCCAGCACGACGGCGGCGAGGTCACCCATCGACGTCACCGCCCTCGGCGGCCGCCGGGGTCACGGCCTCCACCCGGAGCCGGTCGATGCGCCGCCCGTCCAGGCGCTCCACGGTGAGGGCCACCGTCTCGTACGACGTCTCCCCTCCCGGTCGGCACTCGGCACCTGGACCTCGACCCGGTCACCGACCGCGGCGAGCCGCCCCAGGGCCTTGACCACGAGACCGGCCACGGTGTCGTAGTGCTCGTGCTCGGGCAGCGCCCACCCGGTGGCATCCTCCACCTCGTCGGGGCGCAGCAGGCCCGAGACCGACCACGAGCCGTCACGTCGCCGACGCGTCCGGTCGCCCAGACGGTCGTGCTCGTCGGAGATGTCGCCGACGATCTCCTCCACGACGTCCTCGAGCGTGACGATGCCGGCGTGGCCGCCGTACTCGTCGAGGACGACGGCGAGCTGGAATCCGTCCTGGCGCAGCAGCGCCAGTAGCGGGTCGAGGCGCAACGAGTCCGGGACCACGATGGGCCGGACCATGATGTGGCGGACACGGGTGGTCGCCCGTTCGTGCAGCGGCAGCGCGACGGCGTGCTTGACGTGCACCGTGCCGGCGATCGCGCCGGACTGGTCGAGGACCGGGAAGCGGGAGTGGCCCGTCTGCCGGGCCAGCTCGATCACCGCCTCGGCACGGTCGGTGTCGGTGAGGCTGTGCGTGCGGACCCGCGGGGTCATGATCTCGCCGGCCGTGCGGGTCCCGAACTCGACCGAGCGGCCCATGAGCTCGGCCGTCTCGGCGTCGAGCGTGCCCTCGACCGCCGAGCGCTGGACCAGGGAGGCGAGCTCACCGCTGCTCCGCGCGGAGCGCAGCTCCTCCTGGGGCTCGATGCCCAGGCGCCGCACGATCGCGTTCGCGGAGTTGTTGAGACCGCGGATGGGCAAGGCCATCGCGCGGGTGAAGCCGCGTTGGAAGCCCTGGGTGGCTCGCGCCGTGCCCAGGGGCACCGAGAGGGCCACGTTCTTGGGGACGAGCTCGCCGATCAGCATCGTGCCGAAGGTGGAGAGCGCGAGTCCGATGCCGACCGCAGTGGGGCTGATCGCGCCCTCGGGCAACCCGA includes these proteins:
- a CDS encoding hemolysin family protein → MGITITNLAIGFLAEPAIASLVDTPLERLGLPEGAISPTAVGIGLALSTFGTMLIGELVPKNVALSVPLGTARATQGFQRGFTRAMALPIRGLNNSANAIVRRLGIEPQEELRSARSSGELASLVQRSAVEGTLDAETAELMGRSVEFGTRTAGEIMTPRVRTHSLTDTDRAEAVIELARQTGHSRFPVLDQSGAIAGTVHVKHAVALPLHERATTRVRHIMVRPIVVPDSLRLDPLLALLRQDGFQLAVVLDEYGGHAGIVTLEDVVEEIVGDISDEHDRLGDRTRRRRDGSWSVSGLLRPDEVEDATGWALPEHEHYDTVAGLVVKALGRLAAVGDRVEVQVPSADREGRRRTRRWPSPWSAWTGGASTGSGWRP